tttcttcacaaatttcaatttggtaatttttttatatatgcatattagaGTGATAAAGTTGCCCAATATTATCGGGATCAGCAGAACCTAATATTAGTACTGCGTCTAGGTAGGTAGAAcccaaatacaaaatttcagctATTTGCACAATTGTAATTTCTAAACGTGTatgaagtaaaacttttttaatatctgttttataaaaaacatattaaaaagtaacatatttcattaataaataaaaactgtcttggtttatatatattttttttttgtcacttcacTTTCTTTGATTGTATCAAGCAATATGGGATCAGGCCTAGACTGTTTGTTaggtaaaaaagattttattaaactttagttcagaaaagaagaagaagaaaataataatagtttttcttctttagttattttctttttcattaattatcatctttatataataatttaaatttataattataattaaattagtaacaactttacacatataaatacatacatagatcatgcgtcaatttttaaatactaactttttttttttgctttctgtttctttgatgTAGAAGACAATTTCTTGAGTCATGCCTCTTGCGTCTTTGTTTTAAAGTCAGTAATTGATGCCTTAATTGGTGCATTTATACAAGTTTTATTGATCTTCATATAACTGATCAAGTTATTTACTGGTATGAGATCATTCAAAGGGGCTCCTGAAGGAAGTGGAGCTATAAACCACCACCAAGATAGctaaccaaaatatataaaaaaattacaaagggATTTAGCTTCTACTGCTGTTTAGTCACAAATAAGAAATTcttgaactatatttttgctAAGCAGATCGATCTATATAGCATAAAGAAGCTGAGACAACAACCCTTGCTTTGAGTAAGGCATCAGGTCAGATAAACTGTCGAACCCTTTATCCTTTTCTTCACTTATGTAGAGAATTATCAGCATTACCAGTTCCTTACAATCCCCTATAACAAAAGTTCTTAGTGGACAGCTTTTTGCAAAGGTCTTCTTCTATTCTAGTCTATTGTCCAGAGATGGATAATTAAGGTCTATCACgacaaaataatgatataactatatatattatttattaaaatgctaGTCCGCACCGAAGGGAGTCTAGCCCTTAAGAAGAACtaacattgaccattgtcaatgtgataaATCCCTTCCTCCTTTACTCGAGCAACGCCGGATCACCCTTTTTAGTACTTCACAAGAAGGAGTGAAGGCACGTATCTTACTCCTTCTGAAAGTTGCGTcccacttcttcttttttgcgtTTCTTGGCATTGTTCCGGTAATAAGTGACGAATAAatgttacatataaataaatattaagaacatGGCatcattaattcaaataatataaacgtTCAGCCATTCTATTCCACTTGGAAGAATGGAGAATCACCATATTTTCCTCTCAACCAGGGGTTTATATCAGACGAATATTCCCTCACCGGAGTATTTGGGATTCATCCAGGATGTGGTTgctttagaattatttttttgatttttttcctcctaTTTTTAGATCTTTTTAGCCtttaagaaaagaataaaagtgACGTGAGGTCCTTGCTTTGAGGAAAGTGACAATCTGAACTGCTTGGAAAGTCAGAATCCAATGCTATTTTTGTAGAGGCATTTTGGAATCTGTAAACTTAATAATCTTAAACTCTCTTTTTATGAAGTATTCTGAATGTTTCCCATTATCTTCCCTCCTTCATTATACACCATAACATTGATGGTATAAACAAAAATCGGTCAAGGAAAAAcagtccacaaaaaaaaaaagaggagagttgataatttatttgagCCCATCAATTAAACGaccttaagttttttttccaaataattgtgccattttattcatacatatttcataGGTATGTtattgggttaaataaatagtCCAAATTCCAAAGACCGATCCCAAAGACTGACAGTTTTAAGGACTGATTGGATTGACTAAATAAGGaccaagaatataattatagCGCTCGtctaaagtcatattttctacaacccTATTTCTTCAACaggaaatattcattaaaaaataaagactcaaATCATTAGTACATAATAAGGTTATTTATTCTgggttttaaatattacaatttgatatacacaatatatttttacattctcGAAAAATAGAGATCAACTCATGAAacatatactataaaaataatatgtgctAGTCTAAATAATGGGAGAATCAACGGTCTATGAAGTGACGTAACTTTCTTACCAAATTTTGATATGATTAAACCGAAAAATTTTTACTACAATGTAGataagttcaaaaaaataaagattcattATGAAGATGATGATTCGTTAGACGATAAACTAAGGGACGACTCTTGTAGTTTGGACGTCAAAGTTCTTTCAGCAGACGTGGACTCGGTATCATCAGTCAAGTCTAAGGGTATACTCATTTCATCAAAGGATTCTTTGTGAGGACCCTCTGGTAAAGAAACATCAATATGACTGTTTTTCCGCATCCGCTCTAAAAATTCATTAACTTTGGCATTGAGAGTTTCCTTCACAGAAGCTGCGTTTTCTCCATAGCGAATTTCCTGTATACTCTTCAGGGATGTGTTGGAAACTGGCGTTGGagcatcattattttttggtcTAATTGCCTTTGGAAGGGCAATGGATTCTGAAAACACACCCTCATCCGACTCAATGCTTGTATTGTTCGGACCTGATGAGCCACCTTTCTTTGAAGAAGTGGAATCAGTGAATAATGACAGCTTCGAAGTATCTGAATTCAGGGTGGGTGTCTCTTCTGAAAAGGAAATGTGTCGAAGGGGCTTCTCTAAAGCTGTCATATCATTGGAGAACGTCCTTTTCAGATCTCtagaaaaacaatataaaataaactttagtaCATAAATACAAGTAGGTAGTTGCTTATTAGTCGTGGCCGGTATTCCGGTATTATAGTGGTGCCGGGGtacacaaattgcatttgaaacCTATAGTGGCAGCGGCATTAGCTCATACAAAAATTGTCCCCGCCAATGACGCAAACCTCCAAAGTTATAAACCCTTCCCCGTCCCAAATTAAGTTGTCCTCTaaagaaaaattgcattttataaataaactaccGGGAGTATCCGACATTGCCTGGAGTTATTTCAACTCAGAAAGTGAAATGTTGCATACTttgtccttaaaaaatatattttacttaaaaatcaccaataatatttgatttcaatGGTTATTCGACGTATAAGACGTTGCTATGAGGTAATGATGAtcatttgaattcaaaattGCACGTgtatataaactatttaaagTATGGCAGTACGTAGGCAAACGTGTATTAAACCGACTGTTTTTTTACTAGCTACAGGCTATCATGGATGTGGAGCCCTGCATGTATGTACTTTTTACCATCAACACTTTAGCATCTAACGTATCACTGACaattattttggttttgtttttttaaatattcctttgaatttttaatacgACGTGCTGAGCTAAATCCAGTAGACACacagtattaaaatattaagtgcaggctcaaaaatgatttttctacatacatactctcaccccaaacaaaaatcctgaGGACAAGAGTAAGCGCTTGTGAATTCCCccgtgtttttattttatatttttccctaTACATGGACAGGTATGAAAACATTGGTGTCCTGACAACATTAGTAGGACCtactttgtatatttcaaaaaataacttactcGATTACTTTTTGAAGACTTTTGACTTCTAATTCCTTTCTCTTCAAGGCCATTAAAATTTGAGTGTTTTGAAGGTGcaatttttcgtattttttccTCAATTGTACATTGGAATCATCCATTACTCTTAGCTCATCTTCTAATTGTATTTTCTCCTTTAAATGAATGACCATGTCATCATTTGTCGAGCTAAGGCGAGCAATCATGGTTTTCATCTCCGCAATTTTCCTATCTTTTGAATCCAGTGTATTTTGCAGTTCCTCTCTCAACTTCAGAACATGGTCCAAATTTGTTTTAGTAAGAGCCAATTccctacataaatatatatatatttattagaatataaaaatcattttatctcATAAAACTACATAGTTGACT
The sequence above is drawn from the Lepeophtheirus salmonis chromosome 5, UVic_Lsal_1.4, whole genome shotgun sequence genome and encodes:
- the LOC121118049 gene encoding uncharacterized protein isoform X2, whose amino-acid sequence is MNSRYWKNSLKEINSGLEKCDATLNALSKNNSDEDIIHKRIYKSPDTLVEVNIKTKKSSKSPIKHQGVTSTKYPKMSSSALPPHKKPHTKRKMVNNKGGSRSNDVPDSCKEPLPYSLNNYKTNNDSTGEKKVTFQHRTLKLILSEIKSTLLQGCVEQALQHLEDVEYIALNLNPDGTKSLSKSPSSPCKKDVQQGHVLAYNKHDEGIREQFIILEQDKNKLERELALTKTNLDHVLKLREELQNTLDSKDRKIAEMKTMIARLSSTNDDMVIHLKEKIQLEDELRVMDDSNVQLRKKYEKLHLQNTQILMALKRKELEVKSLQKVIEDLKRTFSNDMTALEKPLRHISFSEETPTLNSDTSKLSLFTDSTSSKKGGSSGPNNTSIESDEGVFSESIALPKAIRPKNNDAPTPVSNTSLKSIQEIRYGENAASVKETLNAKVNEFLERMRKNSHIDVSLPEGPHKESFDEMSIPLDLTDDTESTSAERTLTSKLQESSLSLSSNESSSS